The Desulfosporosinus acidiphilus SJ4 genome has a window encoding:
- a CDS encoding DUF2179 domain-containing protein, producing MIILGVLIFFARIIDVSLDTLRLKSMIRGKKFIVSLIAFIEIIVYTLGASQAFKYVMHPVVLLFYACGYAAGNYVGMLIDDKLSRDSVYVLVVTNRDEWNLADTLREQGFAVTTAKGYGMNGAEKSQLIIIVKKKRFRELTMLIEEFDSSAYVVSMDVKDMKR from the coding sequence TTGATAATATTGGGTGTTTTAATATTTTTTGCCAGGATTATAGACGTTTCTTTGGACACTCTCCGGCTTAAGTCAATGATCAGAGGAAAGAAATTTATTGTTTCATTGATTGCCTTCATTGAAATTATTGTTTATACCTTAGGGGCATCTCAAGCGTTTAAATACGTGATGCATCCGGTAGTGCTGCTCTTCTATGCCTGCGGATACGCAGCAGGTAATTATGTGGGTATGTTAATTGATGACAAGCTTTCGAGAGACAGTGTTTATGTTTTAGTAGTGACCAATCGTGACGAGTGGAACTTGGCGGATACACTTCGAGAGCAAGGGTTCGCAGTAACAACGGCTAAAGGATATGGAATGAACGGCGCAGAAAAGTCACAACTGATAATTATTGTTAAGAAGAAGCGGTTTAGAGAATTGACGATGTTAATTGAAGAGTTTGATTCATCAGCTTATGTTGTTTCAATGGATGTCAAGGATATGAAGAGATGA
- a CDS encoding D-alanyl-D-alanine carboxypeptidase family protein → MSNKIKSILWVMLFLISGVFLSCFPYSTANFVKENNNLLADSEIKGQSSVVNTSSPELITKDSSYVLLNPQNKQILNEYQGDIKRAPASTTKLLTGLIAVKDLKETELVRVGREVEVEGSRLGLKPGDEISVHDLLTALYVQSANDAAAAIAVKVSGSIPAFAVEMNNYALSLGCLNSNFRNPHGLPEPGHYTTAEDLSKIAGAFLKQANLMKFVKETSAAVRWRDSKGQNHSALLKNTNSLLGVYPGDQGLKTGTTTEAGQCLISYVCRPDGELLLILLGSKQRYSDSIKLLDEGWADQRINAAIRNLSNDQRDFFFSPGLF, encoded by the coding sequence ATGTCTAATAAAATAAAAAGTATACTCTGGGTCATGCTATTCCTAATATCCGGAGTGTTTTTAAGCTGTTTTCCGTATTCAACAGCAAACTTCGTTAAAGAAAACAACAACTTATTAGCAGACTCTGAAATTAAAGGGCAAAGCTCCGTTGTTAATACATCATCTCCGGAACTCATAACGAAAGATTCGAGTTATGTTCTTTTAAATCCTCAAAATAAGCAGATACTAAACGAGTACCAAGGTGACATTAAGCGTGCTCCCGCAAGCACTACAAAACTCCTTACCGGATTAATTGCTGTTAAGGATCTTAAGGAAACTGAGTTAGTTCGGGTTGGCCGGGAAGTGGAAGTTGAAGGCTCTCGGTTAGGCCTAAAACCAGGGGACGAAATTTCAGTTCATGATCTCTTAACAGCACTCTATGTTCAAAGTGCCAATGACGCAGCCGCTGCCATTGCAGTAAAAGTAAGCGGTTCTATTCCAGCCTTTGCCGTAGAAATGAATAACTATGCCCTATCCTTAGGATGTTTGAATAGCAATTTCCGAAATCCTCATGGATTGCCTGAGCCAGGTCACTATACCACTGCTGAAGATCTCAGCAAAATTGCAGGTGCCTTTTTAAAACAGGCTAATCTCATGAAATTTGTTAAGGAAACAAGTGCTGCCGTCCGCTGGAGGGATTCAAAAGGTCAGAACCATTCAGCGCTGCTTAAAAATACTAACAGTCTTTTGGGCGTTTACCCCGGTGATCAAGGTCTTAAAACAGGGACTACAACAGAAGCCGGTCAATGTCTCATTTCCTATGTCTGCAGACCGGATGGGGAGCTTTTGCTCATACTATTAGGCAGTAAGCAGCGTTACAGCGATAGCATAAAATTATTGGATGAGGGTTGGGCTGATCAACGAATAAACGCTGCGATTCGTAACCTTTCCAATGATCAAAGAGATTTCTTTTTTAGCCCGGGACTTTTTTAA
- a CDS encoding M23 family metallopeptidase codes for METKVQSNLMVIISQIIVLMMVALVLWNILHRPPSQDKDIYPYLRSISPSLVIQCSQEYQAKKTVSWEDLLAIRSTLTEDIARPLIEQLQNSVAFVNLNWGTIPSQTVKTVTRHRKILLRYQFFTPGRYKFPVVGKTWYEDSFGSDREGGKRTHEGTDLFSPEGTPIINICQGRVEQLGWNRLGGERVGVRGDDGNYYYYAHLQVISPKLVKGKHIEKGEDIGRMGHTGDALTTPDHLHLGIELPNGQWLNPYPFLVVWQYWDKQGN; via the coding sequence ATGGAAACAAAAGTTCAGTCCAATTTAATGGTTATTATATCTCAGATCATAGTTCTGATGATGGTGGCCCTGGTTCTTTGGAACATACTCCATCGGCCACCCAGCCAGGACAAAGACATTTATCCTTACTTACGTTCAATTTCTCCGTCTCTCGTAATACAATGTTCCCAAGAATATCAGGCAAAAAAAACGGTTTCTTGGGAGGATCTTCTGGCGATCCGTTCTACTCTTACCGAAGATATTGCTCGGCCATTAATCGAACAGCTGCAGAATAGCGTTGCTTTTGTCAATTTAAATTGGGGAACTATTCCTTCTCAGACTGTAAAGACAGTTACCAGACATCGTAAGATATTACTCCGATATCAATTTTTTACACCTGGCAGGTATAAGTTCCCCGTTGTCGGAAAAACATGGTATGAAGATAGTTTCGGATCAGACCGAGAAGGAGGCAAACGTACTCATGAAGGGACAGATCTTTTTTCTCCGGAGGGTACCCCAATTATTAATATTTGCCAAGGAAGGGTAGAACAGTTAGGATGGAATCGTTTGGGAGGAGAACGTGTGGGCGTACGGGGTGATGACGGAAATTATTATTATTACGCTCATTTACAAGTCATATCTCCCAAACTAGTAAAAGGAAAACACATCGAAAAAGGCGAAGACATTGGAAGGATGGGGCATACTGGAGATGCATTGACAACTCCGGATCATCTTCATTTGGGAATTGAACTTCCAAATGGCCAGTGGCTTAATCCTTATCCTTTTTTAGTTGTATGGCAATATTGGGATAAACAAGGAAATTAA
- the lexA gene encoding transcriptional repressor LexA, whose amino-acid sequence MYPDLSERQTRILDFIKQEIHKKGYPPSVREIGEAVGLLSSSTVHGHLQTLEDKGYIRRDPTKPRAIEILDGSSDTLDSRKVVHIPIIGRVTAGQPILAVENMEGTFPLPADLVRQDNVFMLRVQGDSMIEAGILDGDLIIVHQQNEARNGEIVVALIGDEATVKRFFKERTLIRLQPENSAMEPIYSQDVSILGKVMGVFRTLH is encoded by the coding sequence ATGTACCCAGATTTATCTGAACGTCAGACTAGAATTTTAGATTTTATCAAACAGGAAATCCATAAAAAGGGATATCCCCCTTCAGTTAGAGAAATTGGCGAAGCAGTTGGCTTATTATCTAGTTCTACAGTTCACGGGCATCTTCAAACTCTTGAAGATAAAGGATATATTCGGAGAGACCCTACAAAGCCAAGGGCCATTGAGATTTTAGACGGGTCTAGTGACACTCTTGATTCCAGAAAAGTTGTTCATATTCCAATTATCGGTCGTGTGACAGCAGGTCAACCTATTTTGGCTGTGGAAAACATGGAAGGAACGTTTCCTCTTCCTGCAGATCTGGTCCGTCAAGACAATGTATTTATGCTGCGGGTGCAGGGAGACAGCATGATCGAGGCCGGAATCTTAGATGGCGACTTAATTATTGTTCATCAACAAAATGAAGCTCGCAATGGGGAGATCGTCGTCGCGTTAATCGGGGACGAAGCAACAGTAAAACGATTTTTCAAAGAAAGAACTCTCATTCGACTTCAGCCTGAAAATTCAGCCATGGAACCTATCTATTCTCAAGATGTTTCGATCCTAGGAAAAGTCATGGGTGTTTTCCGTACTCTTCATTAA
- a CDS encoding transposase produces the protein MGWTLLKFSRAAQSTVFQEYLHHLDEIEQRIKRLEAEIHDQATDSVHAPMIQALQTLRGVAELSATSLVAEIGSFTRFGSARRIMSYTGLVPSERSTGETRHQGKMTKTGNAHVRRILIEAAWSYRYTPAIKGEIRKRQQGKPPEITMIAWKAQDRLHRKYKRLMGRGKPSGKVIAAVARELAGFVWAIACEVKKAS, from the coding sequence TTGGGCTGGACCCTTCTGAAGTTCAGCCGTGCTGCACAGAGTACAGTATTTCAAGAGTACCTTCACCATTTAGACGAGATTGAACAGCGCATAAAACGGCTTGAAGCAGAAATTCATGACCAGGCGACAGATAGTGTTCATGCCCCGATGATTCAAGCGCTGCAAACCCTGCGAGGTGTGGCAGAGCTATCAGCGACCAGTTTAGTTGCTGAGATTGGATCGTTTACACGGTTTGGCAGTGCCCGACGAATAATGTCTTATACTGGGTTGGTTCCAAGCGAGCGCTCGACGGGAGAAACACGTCATCAGGGAAAGATGACCAAAACGGGAAATGCTCATGTACGACGTATATTGATTGAAGCCGCCTGGAGCTATCGTTATACACCTGCGATAAAGGGGGAGATTCGTAAAAGGCAGCAAGGGAAACCGCCAGAGATCACAATGATTGCATGGAAGGCCCAAGACCGGTTACATCGGAAATATAAACGATTAATGGGGCGAGGAAAACCAAGTGGGAAAGTAATTGCAGCCGTTGCAAGAGAATTAGCGGGTTTTGTTTGGGCGATAGCATGTGAGGTGAAAAAAGCATCCTAA
- a CDS encoding IS110 family transposase — MKDNTKYVGLDVSKEKIAVAIADEGREAPRYWGVCQNNSESIRKLMKQLGTPGQLKVCYEAGPTGYPLYRLLLSLGIECSVVAPSLIPTKPGERVKTDRRDAIRLSQLFRAGELTPIYVPTEDDETLRDLVRAREDSKEDQLRARHRLTKFLLRYDLNPPAGIKKWTAG; from the coding sequence ATGAAGGATAACACAAAATACGTAGGTTTAGACGTATCCAAAGAAAAAATAGCAGTTGCAATTGCCGATGAGGGCAGAGAAGCCCCACGCTACTGGGGTGTTTGCCAAAATAACTCTGAATCGATTAGAAAGTTAATGAAACAGTTAGGAACACCGGGACAACTCAAAGTTTGCTATGAAGCTGGCCCTACGGGGTATCCACTTTATAGATTATTGCTTAGTCTGGGCATCGAATGTAGCGTTGTAGCTCCTTCTTTGATTCCCACAAAACCTGGAGAACGTGTAAAAACCGATCGTCGTGATGCTATTCGCTTATCTCAATTATTTCGTGCTGGAGAATTAACCCCCATTTATGTTCCTACTGAGGATGATGAAACTTTGCGAGATTTAGTTCGTGCTCGAGAGGATTCAAAAGAGGATCAGCTTCGAGCAAGGCATCGATTAACGAAATTCTTATTGCGATATGACTTAAATCCTCCGGCAGGCATAAAAAAGTGGACAGCAGGTTAA
- a CDS encoding D-alanine--D-alanine ligase family protein has protein sequence MENHKIRVILLFGGRSGEHEVSLNSAQSIFKAIDRSRFDVETIGINKQGQWFWGLLPQTLLKEGFPETGEAPQVTLVVDPSNPRFIALDGRPLPNDGKFDLIFPVLHGPYGEDGTLQGLLEMANVPYAGSGVLGSSLGMDKDRMKAAFLDKKLPLARFVTLLRSDYFNHPDNWVADIEAKIGYPCFVKPANLGSSVGISKAHDRSELIQALKLAADYDRKIVVEENIVGREIEVAVLGNDQPKASLPGEILPAEEFYSYEAKYSDIGSSLKIPAPLPQFVIDQLQKMAREAFLAVDASGLSRVDFFVTEKNEIVLNEINTLPGFTEISMYPKLWEATGIPYSKLIDHLIDLGFERYQEKQKSRISRD, from the coding sequence CACAAGATCCGTGTGATTCTTTTATTTGGTGGGCGTTCAGGAGAGCATGAAGTCTCTCTGAATTCGGCCCAGTCTATTTTTAAAGCTATTGATCGCAGTCGCTTTGACGTTGAAACTATTGGCATCAATAAGCAAGGCCAATGGTTTTGGGGTCTTCTTCCCCAAACTTTACTTAAGGAGGGATTTCCGGAGACCGGGGAGGCCCCTCAAGTGACTTTGGTGGTTGATCCGTCCAATCCGCGCTTTATCGCTTTAGATGGCCGCCCTTTGCCAAATGACGGTAAGTTTGATTTGATCTTTCCAGTGCTTCACGGTCCTTATGGAGAGGATGGAACGCTGCAAGGACTTTTAGAAATGGCCAATGTTCCCTACGCAGGCTCAGGAGTTCTGGGGTCTTCCCTTGGCATGGATAAAGATCGTATGAAAGCAGCCTTTTTAGACAAAAAATTGCCCTTAGCTCGATTTGTTACCCTTTTGCGTTCCGATTATTTTAATCATCCGGATAATTGGGTGGCTGACATTGAAGCTAAGATTGGCTATCCTTGTTTTGTGAAGCCTGCCAATTTAGGTTCCAGCGTAGGGATTTCCAAAGCCCATGATCGCTCGGAATTAATTCAGGCCTTAAAACTAGCCGCTGACTATGACCGTAAAATTGTTGTCGAAGAAAACATTGTGGGCAGAGAAATAGAAGTTGCGGTTTTGGGTAATGATCAACCTAAGGCTTCATTACCGGGGGAAATTTTGCCGGCCGAAGAGTTTTATTCCTATGAAGCTAAATATTCGGATATAGGCTCAAGTTTAAAAATTCCGGCGCCCCTTCCGCAATTTGTTATAGATCAATTACAGAAGATGGCTAGAGAAGCATTTCTGGCTGTTGATGCCAGTGGGCTCAGTCGAGTGGATTTTTTCGTCACCGAAAAAAATGAGATTGTTCTAAATGAAATTAATACCTTGCCTGGTTTTACAGAAATTTCAATGTATCCGAAACTTTGGGAGGCAACGGGTATTCCTTATTCGAAACTGATTGATCACTTGATCGACTTAGGTTTTGAACGTTATCAAGAAAAACAAAAAAGCAGAATATCCAGGGATTAG